A window of Sphingobacterium kitahiroshimense genomic DNA:
TTCATCTCTTATTCAAATTAAGCATTCTTTTTATCTGATGAGACATCCCATAGGGATCATGCTCGTCAAAAGTCAAGACACATCTATCCAATTCTAATCACTATTGCTTTCTTACCGCGCAGCTATGCCGAAGTAAAGAGCAATTTATAGGCGGCAACGAGTAACACTGTTGCCAGTACATATTTTAAAACATCCTGATTAAACTTTTTAGAACCTAAATAAGCACCCAAAAGCCCACCACTGAATGCTACCACAATATATAAAATCATATTGGAAGTCAACGTAATACCCTGCGTCAACATTCCTCCCAGTCCAGCCAAAGAATTGACAAAAATAAATGCGGCACTGATTGCCGCCGTTTGCTTTTGGTTGGTCCATAGCAACAAGATCAAAATAGGTGAAAGGATTATGCCTCCACCTATACCGATCATTCCTGACAGAAGCCCTATGAAAGCACCCAACAATATCGAAATCCATTTTACTGGAGGTACCAGACGATCGTCTTCCACATTCTTAAAAAAGAAAAATCGAACGATCGGCAGCAACAGTAAAATTCCTAATATTTTTTTATAAAGATGATCATCGATCGATAACATACCGCCCAGAAAAGCAAAAGGTATAGATGCCAGCGCTATGGGTATAAAAATCTCTTTCTTAAAATGATTTCCG
This region includes:
- a CDS encoding sulfite exporter TauE/SafE family protein, which translates into the protein MDTEIFFIILFIVAFLYASVGHGGASGYLALMALYGVAPQEMKPTALFLNLFVSLTAFIQYYRGNHFKKEIFIPIALASIPFAFLGGMLSIDDHLYKKILGILLLLPIVRFFFFKNVEDDRLVPPVKWISILLGAFIGLLSGMIGIGGGIILSPILILLLWTNQKQTAAISAAFIFVNSLAGLGGMLTQGITLTSNMILYIVVAFSGGLLGAYLGSKKFNQDVLKYVLATVLLVAAYKLLFTSA